One genomic segment of Pseudomonas sp. RU47 includes these proteins:
- a CDS encoding carbon-nitrogen hydrolase family protein, which produces MKVELAQLAGRDNATAYNLERALAAIAACAPDTQLIVFPETHLMGFPSAETVAQTAEPLDGPTVSAVLAAARERNIAVVIGMAENDHGRFYNTTLLITSAGIALKYRKTHLWASDRGVFEAGDRYATCEWNGVRVGLLICYDIEFPESARALAQLGAELLIVTNGNMDPYAPTHRTAIMARAQENQAFALMVNRVAAGDDGLMFAGGSALVDPLGSLLFEAGREEGTFRVELDFARLEIARRDYRYLDDQRLKLSGEVVERSDGVRELLIPRC; this is translated from the coding sequence ATGAAAGTCGAACTCGCGCAACTGGCGGGCCGTGACAATGCCACGGCGTACAACCTCGAACGCGCGCTTGCAGCGATTGCCGCGTGTGCGCCGGACACGCAGCTGATCGTGTTCCCGGAAACTCACTTGATGGGTTTTCCGAGCGCTGAAACCGTGGCGCAAACGGCCGAGCCGCTGGACGGCCCGACTGTCAGTGCAGTGCTCGCCGCTGCGCGCGAACGCAACATTGCCGTGGTGATCGGCATGGCCGAGAACGACCACGGGCGCTTCTACAACACCACGCTGTTGATCACCTCTGCAGGCATCGCCTTGAAATACCGCAAGACCCATTTGTGGGCGTCGGATCGTGGCGTGTTTGAAGCCGGTGACCGCTACGCCACCTGCGAATGGAACGGCGTGCGCGTTGGCTTGCTGATTTGCTACGACATCGAATTTCCAGAGTCGGCCCGTGCCCTGGCGCAACTCGGCGCTGAATTGCTCATCGTGACCAACGGCAACATGGACCCGTACGCGCCGACTCACCGCACCGCGATCATGGCCCGTGCCCAGGAGAATCAGGCGTTTGCGCTGATGGTCAATCGCGTGGCGGCGGGGGATGACGGCTTGATGTTTGCCGGTGGCAGCGCACTGGTCGATCCGCTGGGCTCGCTGCTGTTCGAGGCCGGGCGGGAAGAAGGGACGTTCCGCGTTGAGCTGGATTTCGCACGGTTGGAGATTGCGCGCAGGGATTACCGCTATCTGGATGATCAGCGCTTGAAGTTGTCGGGGGAGGTGGTGGAGCGCAGCGATGGTGTTCGTGAATTGTTGATTCCACGCTGTTGA
- a CDS encoding helix-turn-helix transcriptional regulator: MALSFDDITWHRAVGQLIDALDKPNFWAQLVRLLDQYVPFDSWVALLFSADQHPQVFAECPGEDGNPDQLFQDYLRGLYLLDPFYIACREQSRTGLYRLSEVAPEHFELTEYYQRYFRLNVVADEIQFNCQLEGDRTLCLSLGSEKRFTGEHIALLSLIQPWVLGLLRQRLPYEINETVALAAAPAQADWRVQLEASVQQLKGAQLTARELDVGRLMLSGCSSKEIARKLEISVETVKVHKKHMYSKLGIKSQSELFSIFLQAQNA; this comes from the coding sequence ATGGCACTTTCGTTTGACGACATCACCTGGCACCGCGCCGTCGGGCAATTGATCGACGCGCTGGACAAGCCGAATTTCTGGGCACAACTGGTGCGTTTGCTCGACCAGTACGTGCCGTTCGATAGCTGGGTAGCGCTGCTGTTCAGCGCCGATCAACACCCGCAGGTCTTCGCCGAATGCCCCGGCGAAGACGGCAACCCCGACCAATTGTTTCAGGATTATCTGCGCGGCCTGTATCTGCTCGACCCGTTCTACATCGCCTGCCGCGAGCAGTCGCGCACCGGTTTGTATCGCCTGTCCGAGGTGGCGCCGGAGCACTTCGAACTGACCGAGTATTACCAGCGATACTTTCGTCTGAATGTCGTGGCCGACGAAATCCAGTTCAATTGTCAGCTCGAAGGTGATCGCACACTGTGTCTCTCGCTGGGCAGTGAAAAACGTTTCACTGGCGAACATATCGCCTTGCTGTCATTGATCCAGCCTTGGGTGCTGGGCCTGCTGCGCCAACGATTACCCTATGAGATCAACGAAACCGTGGCCCTCGCCGCCGCACCCGCTCAAGCAGACTGGCGGGTGCAACTGGAAGCCTCGGTGCAACAACTCAAGGGTGCGCAACTGACGGCGCGGGAACTGGATGTCGGGCGTTTGATGCTCAGCGGTTGCTCCAGTAAAGAAATCGCCCGTAAGCTGGAAATCTCCGTAGAAACCGTGAAAGTCCATAAGAAACACATGTACAGCAAGCTGGGGATCAAATCCCAGTCCGAGCTGTTTTCGATATTTCTTCAGGCGCAAAACGCCTGA
- a CDS encoding FMN-binding glutamate synthase family protein, protein MSLSLLSRYAFFAVCVIFTLASLPFLEHDWLWPITAVTGVLSLIGLFDLLQSPHAVRRNYPILGNIRYLVEGIRPEIRQYLLESDSDALPFSRAQRSLVYSRAKNETADKPFGTLIDVYQSGFEFIGHSMRPAPLSDPSSFRVTVGGPQCSQPYSASVFNISAMSFGSLSANAIRALNQGAKLGNFAHDTGEGSISPYHREHGGDLTWELGSGYFGCRTSDGRFDPERFATQAQNPQVRMIEIKMSQGAKPGHGGILPKHKVTKEIAETRGIMMGEDCVSPSRHSAFSTPIEMMQFIQQLRELSGGKPVGFKFCLGHPWEFMGIAKAMLETGILPDFIVVDGKEGGTGAAPVEFTDHIGVPMREGLLFVHNTLVGLNLRDKIKLGASGKIVSAFDIASVLAIGADWANSARGFMFAIGCIQSQSCHTNKCPTGVATQDALRQRALVVPDKAQRVFNFHRNTLKALAEMLAAAGLEHPSQLSAKHLVRRMSATEIKLFSQLHVFLKPGELLTGEVNGEFYSRMWQMARADSFEPQEVAVA, encoded by the coding sequence ATGAGCCTGTCACTCCTGAGCCGCTACGCCTTCTTTGCCGTCTGCGTGATTTTCACCCTCGCCAGCCTGCCTTTTCTCGAACACGACTGGCTGTGGCCGATCACTGCCGTCACCGGCGTGCTGAGCCTGATCGGTCTGTTCGACCTGCTGCAGAGCCCGCACGCCGTGCGCCGCAATTACCCGATCCTCGGCAACATCCGCTATCTGGTTGAAGGCATCCGCCCGGAGATCCGCCAGTATTTGCTGGAGTCCGACAGCGATGCCCTGCCCTTCTCCCGCGCGCAACGTTCGCTGGTCTATTCGCGAGCGAAAAACGAAACCGCCGACAAACCGTTCGGCACGCTGATCGATGTCTATCAATCGGGATTCGAATTCATCGGCCACTCGATGCGCCCGGCACCGCTGAGCGACCCGAGCAGTTTCCGCGTCACCGTCGGCGGCCCGCAGTGCTCGCAGCCGTACTCGGCCTCGGTGTTCAACATCTCGGCGATGAGCTTCGGTTCGCTCAGCGCCAACGCCATCCGCGCGTTGAACCAGGGCGCGAAACTCGGCAACTTCGCCCACGACACCGGTGAGGGCAGCATCAGCCCGTATCACCGCGAACACGGCGGCGACCTGACCTGGGAGCTGGGCAGCGGCTACTTCGGTTGCCGCACCAGCGATGGCCGTTTCGACCCGGAACGCTTCGCCACCCAGGCGCAGAATCCGCAAGTGCGGATGATCGAAATCAAGATGAGCCAGGGCGCCAAACCCGGCCACGGCGGCATACTGCCCAAGCACAAAGTCACCAAGGAAATCGCCGAAACCCGTGGGATCATGATGGGCGAAGACTGCGTGTCGCCGTCACGCCACAGCGCGTTTTCCACGCCGATCGAAATGATGCAGTTCATTCAGCAACTGCGTGAACTGTCCGGCGGCAAACCGGTGGGTTTCAAGTTCTGCCTCGGTCATCCATGGGAGTTCATGGGCATCGCCAAAGCCATGCTGGAAACCGGCATCCTGCCGGACTTCATCGTTGTCGACGGCAAGGAAGGTGGCACCGGCGCCGCACCGGTCGAGTTCACCGATCACATCGGTGTGCCGATGCGCGAAGGCTTGCTCTTCGTCCACAACACCCTGGTCGGCCTCAACCTGCGTGACAAGATCAAACTCGGCGCCAGCGGCAAGATTGTCAGCGCCTTCGACATCGCCAGCGTGCTGGCCATCGGCGCCGACTGGGCCAACTCCGCACGCGGCTTCATGTTCGCCATCGGCTGCATCCAGTCGCAAAGCTGCCACACCAACAAATGCCCGACCGGCGTGGCCACTCAGGACGCTTTGCGCCAACGTGCGCTGGTGGTGCCGGACAAGGCGCAGCGCGTGTTCAACTTCCATCGCAATACCTTGAAGGCTCTTGCGGAAATGCTCGCCGCAGCTGGCCTGGAACATCCATCACAACTGTCGGCCAAGCATCTGGTGCGGCGCATGTCGGCGACCGAGATCAAGTTGTTCTCGCAACTGCATGTGTTCCTGAAACCGGGGGAGTTGCTCACCGGGGAAGTGAATGGCGAGTTCTATTCGCGGATGTGGCAGATGGCGCGGGCGGACAGTTTTGAGCCGCAGGAAGTGGCCGTGGCTTAA
- a CDS encoding glycosyltransferase family 39 protein — protein MKTFAAVAFVRRAFTPVLVDRFALAIVLILALLVRFYAISVPAIWNDEAYSLLLARETPERIWALTARDVHPPLYYMLLHYWVSVWGDSALSARALSALADLGTLLLCIKLMSLIATRRATWIAALLLALLPISVRYSQEVRMYSLLGCWLMAATVALVCWARVAEQGRFAVIYVLLMSAAFYTHYFAGLCVLVHWLFWWLSRNNRPGMAITLGQWLLANLTVVVLYLPWVPHLIAQLANTTGLGWIKPVTLQEALSLVWQFTLMGNGASQASAWHLLPLALLLFCATTVIADYSLKRPFRFLPIGYFFVPLTTLYVFALFLPLFVPRYLVFSAPAIAMIAALALDGIWRRRALLATVGLLLFVVVQLNGLTAVYRQTDGLSGTNYRRDTEFGQLVKRLNQNALPGDEVIIANPFWYPTFTYYDTTGIDPRFEVRSSIDDYLKLTGRGLLSLIKDPLASIYIDGITVLDCRSQRVWWITDADLHADRPQFAKDRTPVLTIHGGNISAYLFTADSVPASAQASTYCTLKPRPLPAAQNCPPAPSATSANRTRHSLPR, from the coding sequence ATGAAGACTTTTGCGGCCGTTGCATTTGTCAGACGAGCCTTTACGCCAGTGCTCGTTGATCGATTCGCGCTCGCTATCGTTTTGATCCTCGCACTACTCGTACGGTTTTACGCTATTTCAGTACCCGCCATCTGGAACGATGAAGCCTATAGTCTGCTGCTTGCACGCGAAACACCGGAGCGCATCTGGGCGCTGACGGCACGGGATGTGCACCCACCGCTTTACTACATGCTGTTGCACTACTGGGTGTCGGTGTGGGGAGATTCGGCGTTGTCTGCCCGGGCGTTGAGTGCACTCGCGGATCTCGGCACTCTTTTACTGTGTATCAAGTTGATGAGCCTGATTGCAACGCGCAGGGCGACATGGATTGCTGCGCTGCTATTGGCGTTACTCCCGATTTCGGTGCGCTATAGCCAGGAAGTAAGGATGTACAGCTTGCTCGGGTGCTGGTTGATGGCTGCAACTGTTGCGTTGGTTTGTTGGGCGAGGGTTGCGGAGCAAGGCCGTTTTGCGGTGATCTACGTGCTCCTGATGAGCGCTGCTTTTTACACTCACTACTTCGCAGGTTTGTGTGTACTGGTGCATTGGTTGTTTTGGTGGCTGAGCCGGAATAACCGTCCCGGGATGGCGATTACCCTAGGGCAATGGCTACTTGCTAACCTGACTGTCGTGGTCCTGTATTTGCCTTGGGTACCTCATCTGATTGCTCAACTTGCGAATACGACGGGCTTGGGTTGGATCAAACCGGTGACGCTGCAGGAGGCGTTGTCGCTAGTCTGGCAGTTCACGCTGATGGGAAATGGGGCTTCTCAAGCATCGGCGTGGCATCTCCTGCCTCTGGCGCTTTTACTGTTCTGCGCCACAACAGTCATCGCGGACTACTCCCTAAAGCGACCTTTTCGTTTTTTGCCGATTGGTTATTTTTTTGTTCCGCTGACAACGCTCTATGTGTTTGCCTTATTCCTTCCGCTGTTCGTTCCTAGATATCTGGTTTTTTCGGCGCCCGCCATTGCGATGATTGCAGCGTTGGCACTTGACGGCATCTGGAGACGTCGAGCGTTGTTGGCGACTGTTGGTTTATTGCTTTTTGTTGTTGTGCAATTAAATGGTCTGACTGCGGTTTACCGGCAGACAGATGGCTTGAGTGGAACGAATTACCGCAGAGATACCGAGTTTGGTCAGTTGGTGAAGCGGCTCAATCAGAATGCCCTTCCAGGTGATGAGGTGATCATTGCTAACCCGTTCTGGTACCCGACATTCACTTATTACGACACCACTGGTATTGATCCCCGGTTTGAGGTGCGCTCATCGATTGACGATTACCTGAAGCTGACCGGTCGAGGTCTTTTGAGCCTGATCAAAGATCCCTTAGCGAGTATTTATATTGATGGGATAACGGTTTTGGATTGCCGCAGCCAAAGAGTCTGGTGGATCACAGATGCTGATTTGCATGCTGACAGGCCACAGTTCGCAAAGGATCGGACTCCCGTGTTGACGATTCACGGGGGAAACATTTCTGCGTATCTGTTTACTGCCGATTCGGTGCCGGCTTCAGCGCAGGCCAGCACCTATTGCACACTTAAGCCACGGCCACTTCCTGCGGCTCAAAACTGTCCGCCCGCGCCATCTGCCACATCCGCGAATAGAACTCGCCATTCACTTCCCCGGTGA
- a CDS encoding GtrA family protein: MKGFSALTVIGIADGLIHWQIFFVLCTAAELTQAASNFAAFCVAAMFSFYVNMLYTFDSRTSVLGYLLFIVVMGALSFAIGSIADTRDLPGLLTVAVFTLLNLLLGYSFFRFVLFRRQRL; this comes from the coding sequence ATGAAGGGATTCTCGGCATTGACGGTTATCGGAATCGCCGATGGATTGATCCATTGGCAGATCTTTTTCGTCCTGTGCACGGCTGCCGAACTGACCCAAGCCGCCAGCAATTTCGCGGCTTTCTGCGTAGCGGCCATGTTCTCGTTTTACGTGAACATGCTGTACACCTTTGACAGCCGAACGTCGGTGCTTGGTTATCTGCTGTTTATCGTGGTGATGGGCGCGCTCAGTTTTGCCATCGGTTCGATCGCCGATACGCGTGATCTGCCGGGATTGCTGACGGTGGCGGTGTTTACACTGCTGAATCTGTTGCTGGGGTACAGCTTTTTCAGGTTTGTATTGTTTCGCAGACAACGGCTATGA
- a CDS encoding amino acid permease yields the protein MPTGNHLPHGGTAQGGPLKRELGERHIRLMALGACIGVGLFLGSAKAIEMAGPAIMLSYILGGLAILVIMRALGEMAVHNPVAGSFSRYAQDYLGPLAGFLTGWNYWFLWLVTCVAEITAVAVYMGIWFPDVPRWIWALAALISMGSINLIAVKAFGEFEFWFALIKIVTIIAMVIGGIGIIAFGFGNDGVALGISNLWAHGGFMPNGVTGVLMSLQMVMFAYLGVEMIGLTAGEAKNPQKTIPDAIGSVFWRILLFYVGALFVILSIYPWNEIGTQGSPFVMTFERLGIKTAAGIINFVVITAALSSCNGGIFSTGRMLYSLAQNGQAPAGFAKTSNNGVPRRALLLSIAVLLLGVMLNYLVPEKVFVWVTSIATFGAIWTWVMILLAQLKFRKGLSASERAALKYKMWLYPVSSYFALAFLVLVVGLMAYFPDTRVALYVGPAFLVLLTVLFYVFKLQPTGETQGAARSAS from the coding sequence ATGCCAACTGGCAATCACCTGCCTCACGGCGGTACCGCTCAGGGCGGTCCGCTCAAACGCGAACTCGGTGAACGGCATATTCGCCTGATGGCGCTCGGTGCCTGCATCGGCGTCGGTCTGTTTCTAGGTTCGGCCAAGGCCATTGAAATGGCCGGCCCGGCGATCATGCTTTCGTACATTCTGGGTGGTCTGGCGATCCTGGTGATCATGCGCGCCCTCGGCGAGATGGCCGTGCACAACCCGGTGGCCGGTTCGTTCAGCCGTTACGCACAAGACTACCTCGGCCCGCTGGCAGGCTTTCTCACTGGCTGGAACTACTGGTTCCTGTGGCTGGTGACTTGCGTCGCGGAAATCACCGCGGTGGCCGTGTACATGGGCATCTGGTTTCCCGATGTGCCGCGCTGGATCTGGGCCCTCGCGGCGTTGATCAGCATGGGCTCGATCAACCTGATCGCGGTGAAAGCCTTCGGTGAGTTCGAATTCTGGTTCGCGCTGATCAAGATCGTCACCATCATCGCCATGGTCATCGGCGGCATCGGCATCATCGCGTTCGGTTTCGGCAATGACGGCGTAGCACTGGGCATTTCCAATCTGTGGGCCCATGGCGGTTTCATGCCCAATGGCGTGACCGGTGTGCTGATGTCCCTGCAAATGGTCATGTTCGCCTACCTCGGTGTCGAGATGATCGGCCTGACCGCCGGTGAAGCGAAGAATCCGCAAAAGACCATTCCTGATGCGATCGGCTCGGTGTTCTGGCGGATCCTGTTGTTCTACGTCGGCGCACTGTTCGTGATTCTGTCGATCTATCCGTGGAACGAGATCGGCACTCAGGGCAGCCCGTTCGTGATGACTTTCGAACGTCTTGGCATCAAGACCGCCGCCGGCATCATCAACTTCGTGGTGATCACCGCCGCGCTGTCGTCGTGCAACGGCGGCATCTTCAGCACCGGGCGCATGCTCTACAGCCTGGCGCAGAACGGCCAGGCCCCGGCCGGTTTTGCCAAAACATCGAATAATGGTGTACCGCGTCGAGCGCTGTTGCTGTCGATTGCGGTGTTGCTCTTGGGCGTAATGCTCAACTATCTGGTGCCGGAGAAAGTCTTCGTCTGGGTGACCTCGATTGCCACCTTCGGCGCGATCTGGACCTGGGTGATGATCCTGCTGGCCCAGCTGAAATTCCGCAAAGGCCTGAGCGCCAGCGAACGTGCGGCACTGAAATACAAAATGTGGCTGTACCCGGTCAGCTCGTATTTTGCCCTGGCGTTTCTGGTGCTGGTGGTCGGCTTGATGGCGTACTTCCCGGATACCCGCGTGGCGCTCTATGTGGGCCCTGCGTTCCTGGTGCTGCTGACGGTGTTGTTCTACGTGTTCAAGTTGCAACCGACCGGTGAAACGCAGGGTGCTGCGCGTTCGGCCTCTTAA